TCACCCCCACACCTAATTTAGAAAACTGGCTCCCCCCTTCAAGGGTGTGTTGCTGAACCTCCCTATATAAATCTCTAGTCCTCTCTTATTTGAGACACCAAATTCCACAACCTACATTCATTATCCCCAATGACATTGTCATATATTCACCTTCTCTTGGTTTTCTATGTCTTTGGTAGTGGCAACTACAACAACTTCATGTTCCATTTCCTGTGACAAGTAGTAATGttttattatcttctttttcttctctagtgTTGATGCAGTGAATTTCACACTGCAAAATAGATGAGGGAAGACTATATGGCCAGGGATCCAACCTGGATCTTGAAAACCTCAACTAATGGATGGCAGGCTTGAGTTAAGACCAGGTGAATCAGTAGATGTCAATGCACCACAGGCGTGGTCAGGCTGTTTTTGGGGTTGTTGCAGCTGATCATTTGATATCTCTAGGCTGTGTGACTGGTGATCATGGTGGGGTTCTAAAATGTGCTGGGGCAGGCGGTGCGCCACCCACAACCCTTGCAAAGTTTACCCTTAATAGCCCAGTAGATTTTTATGATGGCTACAACATGCCAGTTTCGATATTCCCTACAGGTGGGTCTGGTGAATGCAAGGTAGTGACATGTGTTTCAGACTTGAACTGGAACTGCCTCAAGGACCTGCAAGTTCTAAGAAATGGTTGTGTTGCAGCTTGTAACAGTGCATGCATGGCATTCAACAAGCCTGAGTATTGCTGCACTGGTGCTTACAGTACTCCTGTGACATGCAAGCCAACAGATCATTCTAAAGTGCTCAAGGTTTCTTGTCTTACATCTTATAGCTATGCATATGACAACCCGACAAGCACTTTTACATGCAAAGGAGCTAATTATGTGATCAGATTTTGTTGAAATTCATGTTATAGAGATAAAAATAAACACATTATACTATGAAAACAAGAACTTTTGCATGTACAGAATATATTGACATACTCACAATCTAATGAAGATACGTTTTAACTATAGGCAGGCAATATGCTTCAACCTTATGAAAGTAGATTGGATTCAAATGAATTATAGCGCATTTGTGAGCGTGAAGAGAACCCAGATTCATGatcatttttcttgttatgGATAGATGGAGTGGTTAAGTCTAGGGATTTATCATGTAGTCAAGGTGGACAGAGGTTGGTTAGatttaagagtgtgtttggtaagAGATAGGGAAAGGATAAGAAAGCATGGGCCATGTATCTCATTTACCTTAGTAAacgatttaaaatattttctttcaagtgTTAGATTTAACAGTTAGGCATTTTTATAACTCATAAGGCTTTCAGTCTGGTGAATAAACCCAGTGGAAAAGTGGCCCTGGTTTTCATATTCACCCAACAGAAAAGCATCATAACAAACCA
This DNA window, taken from Vitis riparia cultivar Riparia Gloire de Montpellier isolate 1030 chromosome 13, EGFV_Vit.rip_1.0, whole genome shotgun sequence, encodes the following:
- the LOC117927630 gene encoding pathogenesis-related thaumatin-like protein 3.5, whose product is MSMHHRRGQAVFGVVAADHLISLGCVTGDHGGVLKCAGAGGAPPTTLAKFTLNSPVDFYDGYNMPVSIFPTGGSGECKVVTCVSDLNWNCLKDLQVLRNGCVAACNSACMAFNKPEYCCTGAYSTPVTCKPTDHSKVLKVSCLTSYSYAYDNPTSTFTCKGANYVIRFC